The following DNA comes from Bacteroidota bacterium.
CAATATCGAGAAATGGGGCAATATAGAGCAAGCAGTGGTAGCAAACGATTCGCAGAAAACAGTATATATATTGGCCCACGATTGGAACTATACCAGTTGGAATGCCCAAACTTCAATATATAGTTCAAAAAACCAAGGCAAGACGTTTAATTGGGAAACAAGTTTTAATGATAAGATATATGCAGGGTCCTCGCACTTTGCTATCTGGACAGCACCTTATGGTTCTGGCAAATTATATATACTGGTAGATGATTCTTTATATATAAAAAAGTATTATACTGATAGCTTAAGTTTTGTAAGTACAATACCTGTAAGTGCAAAAGGAAGTTCTTACCTGGCAGGTCTCGAAACTCAAGCATCAACTTATATTTATGCCTACATTAACGACAGTTTGTTTTACTCGGTAAACGCAGGCCAAAGCTGGACTTTTCAATCGTATTTAAATAAAAACCTCTTCAATAAAAGTTTTTATTGCGACCTTAATAATCCCAACAATATTTATTTGGGAGATATGGAATGTTGGATAAGTAGAGATGCGGGTAAAACCTTCAAACAATTTAATAAATGGGGCGAATATTATGGCGATGTGCAATATAAACTCCATGCCGATATACAATCTATATTAGCCAAGAAGGGAAAGAATGGCCAAGAGATTATATATATTAATACCGATGGCGGAACATATTATAGTAGTGATGGATTGCAAAGTGTAGAAAATATATCCTTGAAAGGATTGAATGTGAGTCAATATTACTCAGTATATACTGCCAAATCGGATCCTCAAAGAGTATATGCGGGGGCACAGGACCAAGGATTTCAGGCATGCACAAATGATTTAGGCGGAACCTTAGATTTTGTACAAACCTATAGTGGCGATTACGGACATTTAGTAAGTGGCGATAGCGGTAACAGTGTTTGGTGCAACTATCCAGGATTTACCATGTATTATAATGATATTGTAAATAATTATAAGCACAGCGATTGGAGTTTTAGCTGTAAGGGACAAGTATGGATACCACCATTGGCAGCCGATCCCGATGATAATAGAGTATGTTGGGTAGGTGGCGGTAGTGATGCCAATGACCAAGCACATTTATATAAAATTATATATGACAATACCAATAAGCTAAAATCTACGGAAGAATCATTTGATTTTGGACGCAAAAAAGGTGACCGTATTTCTGCTCTTGCTTTTTCACCTATCAACCATCAATACAAATATGTAATGAGCGACCAAGGATTGTTTTGGAAAAGTACCGATGGCGGGCAATCGTGGGATACTACGCAACAATTCAAAGGCCCCGGTGCTCACTATTTATACGGTGCTTATATATTGCCCTCTACCAAAAATAAAAATACAATATATATAGGAGGAAGTGGGTATTCAACAGCGGGTTTTTGGATGAGTACCGATAATGGAAATACATTCTTTCCTAGAGTTTCAGGATTGCCCAATACCATGGTATTCGAACTTGCTATGGACACCAAGGAAGAATATATATTTGCGGCAACAGATGCGGGACCTTATGCATATTGTATTGCAGATTCTGCATGGAAATATATAGGAAGTACAGTTGCTCCCGACCAAACTTATTGGAGTGTAGAATTTATCGATCGCACACAAACGGCACGCTTTGCTACATACGGCCGTGGCATTTGGGATTTTAATTTAGGTGACCCTACCAGTGGAATTAGTAAAATAGAAAATAATATATATCACAATATATTGGTATATCCGAACCCTGCCACTAATAGCATTAATATACAATTCAACGCCACAAAAAATTCAAATAGCAGAATAGAAATATATGACAATACTGGCAGACTTATATATTATAATCCCTTTAAAAGTATGATAGGGAATAATTTGCAAACAATAGATATAGCAGATTATACAAAAGGACTCTATTATATAATAATCAAAGACAAAGAATATATAGAAAGTACGAAATTTGAAGTCAGATAAATATGACCAAAATCATATTATATAATAGAATAAACATTAATATTTGCAAATAAATAATTATGGAACATAAACCAATATATTATAGTGAGTACCTTCAATTGGATAAGATACTGAACGCCCAAGCCCCAGAAAGCAGTAAGGCAGGCATTAGGGCCGACGATGAGATGCTATTCATCATTATTCACCAATCGTATGAACTGTGGTTCAAGCAAATTATGCACGAAGTGAATATAGCACGCGAAGTTTTTCGTCAGCCACAAATATCAGATAATTCTCCTGAACTGATGAATGTAGTTCATAGATTGCGTCGGGTAACGCTGATATTACAAATGTTGGTCGACAAAATGGATATTATAGAAACCATGACCCCGCTCGACTTTCTTGATTTTAGAGATTTGCTTCGTCCTGCATCAGGTTTTCAGAGTATACAATTTAAGCAATTAGAAGCTGCACTTGGACTAAAATTTGAACAACGCTTCGGACAAAACTATTATACTTCGCAATTGAACGAAGGTGATATTAATCGCGTAAAAGATTCAGAAAAAGAAATTTCATTATTAGAATTGGTGAATAATTGGCTGGAGCGAATGCCTTTTTTCGACCATTCTTCTTGGCAACAAGTAGATAATGAACATCAATCAGAGCATCCTTTTTGGCAACAATATAAAGATATATATTTTTCAACTTTGCAACCCGAAGAAAGACAAAATGATGTTGGATTTAATATGATGTTCATGAACGATAAGGAATATCCTGCTGAGCGTAGATTAAGCCCCCGAGCAAATAGGCATGCCTTGTTTATTATGCTCTATCGTGACTATCCTTTATTGCAATTGCCCTATGAACTTATAGGTGTATTGTTGGATATAGATGCACTGATGGGCCAATGGCGTTCAAGGCATTTGAATATGGTGAAACGCATGATAGGAAGTCGTATTGGTACAGGTGGAAGCACAGGTGCAGGATATTTGAAATCGGCCATGGATAGTCATTTTATATATAAAGAATTTGCGGAGTTAACCTCTTATTTAATACAAAGAAATAAATTGCCAGAGCTCGATGATTCCTTAAAACAAAAATTGATGTTTTCAAATTAATATTATATATATGTCATCGCACAAAACAGTTACAAAATATATATTAGGAATGGCTTTCGAAACGGAAGTTGCAGGTCATAAAATTATATTAGATAATAGTCCTGAAGATTTGGGGCCAAGCCCAAAACCTTTGCTACTAAGTGCTCTTGCAGCTTGTTCGGGGATGGATATTGTACCTATATTACAAAAAATGAAAGTTGAGTTTAGTGATTTGTCTATAGATGTGGAAGGTGAATTAAGTGAGGATTATCCCAAAATATATCATACTATTAAAATTATATATTATATCCATTTGAATCCAGAAAATTTCGAAAAAATGGAACGTGCCGTAAAATTATCTTTAGAAAAATATTGTGGAGTCTATGCCATG
Coding sequences within:
- a CDS encoding T9SS type A sorting domain-containing protein, with translation TIYTKVGKKQNSTYIIRNKISKQNNTNIYYPEPTEFNKGQKEDEELHNGREAYINHIHRTAAGVDWRTVNRSNSEAQYFDMMNLRGGVDSFFNGKLKGHWHEKGSANNAGRTTCMDVDTVNNLLYIGSDQGNIWRGNSNGTAWKVLNDKLKFGGLRMVKVLYIAGGKKRILAVTSNNKAYYSDDEGAHWNKAAGLDNIEKWGNIEQAVVANDSQKTVYILAHDWNYTSWNAQTSIYSSKNQGKTFNWETSFNDKIYAGSSHFAIWTAPYGSGKLYILVDDSLYIKKYYTDSLSFVSTIPVSAKGSSYLAGLETQASTYIYAYINDSLFYSVNAGQSWTFQSYLNKNLFNKSFYCDLNNPNNIYLGDMECWISRDAGKTFKQFNKWGEYYGDVQYKLHADIQSILAKKGKNGQEIIYINTDGGTYYSSDGLQSVENISLKGLNVSQYYSVYTAKSDPQRVYAGAQDQGFQACTNDLGGTLDFVQTYSGDYGHLVSGDSGNSVWCNYPGFTMYYNDIVNNYKHSDWSFSCKGQVWIPPLAADPDDNRVCWVGGGSDANDQAHLYKIIYDNTNKLKSTEESFDFGRKKGDRISALAFSPINHQYKYVMSDQGLFWKSTDGGQSWDTTQQFKGPGAHYLYGAYILPSTKNKNTIYIGGSGYSTAGFWMSTDNGNTFFPRVSGLPNTMVFELAMDTKEEYIFAATDAGPYAYCIADSAWKYIGSTVAPDQTYWSVEFIDRTQTARFATYGRGIWDFNLGDPTSGISKIENNIYHNILVYPNPATNSINIQFNATKNSNSRIEIYDNTGRLIYYNPFKSMIGNNLQTIDIADYTKGLYYIIIKDKEYIESTKFEVR
- a CDS encoding tryptophan 2,3-dioxygenase family protein; protein product: MEHKPIYYSEYLQLDKILNAQAPESSKAGIRADDEMLFIIIHQSYELWFKQIMHEVNIAREVFRQPQISDNSPELMNVVHRLRRVTLILQMLVDKMDIIETMTPLDFLDFRDLLRPASGFQSIQFKQLEAALGLKFEQRFGQNYYTSQLNEGDINRVKDSEKEISLLELVNNWLERMPFFDHSSWQQVDNEHQSEHPFWQQYKDIYFSTLQPEERQNDVGFNMMFMNDKEYPAERRLSPRANRHALFIMLYRDYPLLQLPYELIGVLLDIDALMGQWRSRHLNMVKRMIGSRIGTGGSTGAGYLKSAMDSHFIYKEFAELTSYLIQRNKLPELDDSLKQKLMFSN
- a CDS encoding OsmC family protein is translated as MSSHKTVTKYILGMAFETEVAGHKIILDNSPEDLGPSPKPLLLSALAACSGMDIVPILQKMKVEFSDLSIDVEGELSEDYPKIYHTIKIIYYIHLNPENFEKMERAVKLSLEKYCGVYAMLVKAADISYEIKIV